The sequence TTGAAAAATCCAAGAACAAAAAACCGCGAAATTCCAAAAGGAATAATAAAGCCGAAACAAGCTCTAAATCTAACAATTATATCGTCAGTGATTTTTATCATTTTAGCTGGCTTGATAAATGAGCTTTGCTTGTGGTTAAGCCCATTAGCACTATTTATAATACTTTTTTATAGCTATTCAAAAAGATTTACATATTTAACTCATTTTATTTTGGGAATTGCCTTAGGAATTGCGCCTGCAGCAACATATATAGCCGTTACTGGAAGCGTTGACCCGCAGCTTATATTGCTTTGCTTAGCTGTAGTCTTTTGGGTTAGCGGCTTTGACATTATTTACTCCTTACAAGACCAAGGTTTTGATAATGAGAATAATTTGTTTTCAATTCCCGCAAAATTCGGCACAAAAAAATCATTGCGATTATCTGCTGTTTTGCATATTATGTCAATAATAATGCTCTTTTTGTTTTGGCTTTTTGTTTATAACAGCTATATTTCATTAATAGGAATAATACTATTCGCTATTATGCTCATTTACCAACATATAGACATTAGAAAAAATGGGCTAAAAAAAATCAATCTTTTTTTTGGAATAATGAATGGATCCGCTTCAACAATACTTGGAATATTTTATTTGATTGATTTTTTGATTTAGTTGTTTTGTAAAACATTGACAATCAAATAGTTATGTGGTGG comes from Bacteroidales bacterium and encodes:
- a CDS encoding UbiA family prenyltransferase, yielding MISYLKLIKFSHTIFSFPFALIGFLFALDSGYELPSWLTITYIVLAIVFARTAAMAFNRWADWKIDLKNPRTKNREIPKGIIKPKQALNLTIISSVIFIILAGLINELCLWLSPLALFIILFYSYSKRFTYLTHFILGIALGIAPAATYIAVTGSVDPQLILLCLAVVFWVSGFDIIYSLQDQGFDNENNLFSIPAKFGTKKSLRLSAVLHIMSIIMLFLFWLFVYNSYISLIGIILFAIMLIYQHIDIRKNGLKKINLFFGIMNGSASTILGIFYLIDFLI